From Triticum urartu cultivar G1812 chromosome 2, Tu2.1, whole genome shotgun sequence, a single genomic window includes:
- the LOC125539463 gene encoding protein argonaute 2-like, which yields MDYEQGGGAGRGRGRSRGGGGGRGGAPGGYGPQGGGGGYGGGGQGRGAQGSGGGYGGGGGYAPQGGMEGRGGGYAPRGGGYAPRGGGEGRGRGYGPQGGGEGRGGGYGGGGPGGRGPGGGGRGYGPGGGRGGNAWAQPGRGPAGGPGEYVPVRAPAPASAARRVESEEAGRSSGSVERISSKEVAKLEPLAPPVAVSPNGIRVPMQRPDGGGTLCQARVQLLVNHFIVKYPKLSTFFHYDIDIKFDPASSKVSGKELSNADFLSAKAELFKDDSFRQLSSAVAYDGKRNLFTVAQLPEGLFRVRVRSKTYIVSVEFKKQLPLSQLSELPVAREILQGLDVIVREASSWSKIILGHGFYSPQSKVDMGSGVVSMKGTQQTLKHTQQGLVLCVDYSVMPFRRDGPVLDIVRQFIKPLPLDYRTALNKTHREKLVYELKGQRVTVSHRKTKQKYTIQGFTDLPASQITFLDSESGQSRKLVDYFAQQYGKVIEYQMLPCLDLSKSKDKPNYVPIELCKLIEGQRYPMANLNKDTDRALKGKALIKAAERKWEIETAVKAEDGPCRGEIAQQFGISLDVKMMEVTGRVLSPPMLTLGSSRGAPGNLSITPSNCQWNLMGKKLVEGKALQCWGIVDFSARPSHNKQQALDGNMFINYIVRKCCDLGIQMNKTACFVHLSTMSVLSDPHQLYEELNKAKQAAVKKNQKLQLLFCPMSEQHPGYKTLKLICETQLGIQTQCFLSHLANKTQGQDQYMSNLALKINSKLGGINVQLQDKLPLDNGVPYMFIGADVNHPSPGNVESPSIAAVVASMNRGATKYVPRIRAQPHRCEVIKNLGEIVQELIGVFEKKAGVKPQKIIYFRDGVSDGQFEMVLNEELADMEKVIKVKGYSPTITVIVAKKRHHTRLFPKEHNEPLQTKNGNVLPGTVVDTRIVDPVTYDFYLCSHNGLIGTSRPTHYYNLMDEHGYGSDDLQRLVYNLCFVFARCTKPVSLATPVYYADLAAYRGRLYYEGMLASQPQVRSSSSSASSAAAGASDFSNFPMLHVDLQDNMFFI from the exons ATGGATTACGAGCAAGGCGGCGGCGCTGGCCGCGGCCGCGGGAGAtctcgcggcggcggcggcgggcgtggCGGGGCGCCCGGTGGGTACGGGCCTCAAGGAGGCGGCGGAGGCTACGGAGGAGGCGGTCAAGGCCGGGGCGCTCAGGGAAGCGGTGGAGGATACGGAGGAGGCGGAGGCTACGCGCCCCAAGGGGGCATGGAGGGCCGCGGGGGCGGCTACGCGCCTCGCGGCGGAGGGTACGCTCCTCGCGGGGGCGGCGAGGGCCGCGGACGAGGCTATGGTCCTCAGGGAGGCGGCGAGGGCCGCGGAGGCGGCTACGGCGGAGGCGGTCCGGGAGGGCGTGGTCCTGGCGGCGGTGGGCGTGGGTACGGCCCCGGCGGTGGGCGTGGTGGGAACGCGTGGGCGCAGCCTGGGAGAGGGCCCGCCGGAGGACCCGGGGAATACGTTCCGGTGAGGGCGCCGGCGCCAGCGTCTGCGGCGAGGAGGGTTGAGTCCGAGGAGGCGGGGCGCTCATCTGGATCCGTCG AACGCATCAGCTCCAAAGAAGTGGCAAAATTAGAACCACTAGCGCCCCCAGTTGCTGTGTCTCCCAATGGCATACGTGTGCCAATGCAAAGACCTGATGGTGGTGGAACATTATGTCAAGCCAGGGTCCAGCTTTTGGTAAACCACTTCATAGTCAAGTACCCAAAGCTGTCAACCTTTTTCCACTATGACATAGATATCAAGTTTGATCCAGCGTCTTCAAAGGTTTCTGGCAAGGAGCTCTCCAATGCAGATTTTCTTTCTGCAAAGGCCGAGCTTTTCAAGGATGACAGCTTTCGGCAGCTTTCATCGGCTGTTGCTTATGATGGAAAGAGAAACCTATTTACTGTTGCACAACTGCCAGAAGGTTTATTCCGTGTCAGAGTTCGTTCAAAGACCTACATTGTATCAGTAGAGTTCAAGAAGCAGCTTCCTCTAAGCCAACTCTCGGAGCTGCCTGTGGCTAGGGAGATCTTACAGGGTCTTGATGTCATTGTGCGTGAGGCTTCTAGCTGGAGCAAGATTATACTTGGTCATGGATTTTACTCACCACAAAGCAAAGTGGATATGGGGTCAGGTGTTGTATCTATGAAAGGAACCCAGCAGACCCTTAAACACACTCAGCAGGGACTGGTCCTATGTGTCGACTATTCAGTTATGCCATTTCGCAGAGATGGACCTGTTCTGGATATCGTGCGGCAGTTTATAAAGCCCCTTCCCCTCGACTACAGGACAGCACTGAACAAGACTCATCGGGAAAAGTTGGTGTATGAGCTCAAAGGCCAGCGTGTTACTGTGTCCCACcggaagactaagcagaagtacACTATTCAAGGCTTCACTGATTTGCCAGCCAGCCAGATCACCTTTTTAGATTCGGAATCAGGGCAGTCAAGGAAACTTGTTGACTATTTTGCTCAGCAGTATGGCAAGGTGATTGAGTATCAGATGCTTCCATGCCTGGATTTGAGCAAGAGCAAAGACAAACCAAATTATGTGCCCATTGAGCTTTGTAAGCTTATTGAAGGACAGAGGTATCCAATGGCAAATTTGAATAAGGACACTGATAGAGCACTGAAAGGCAAGGCTTTAATTAAGGCAGCTGAGCGGAAGTGGGAGATTGAGACTGCGGTCAAAGCTGAAGATGGGCCTTGCAG GGGAGAAATAGCTCAACAGTTTGGGATTTCTTTGGATGTGAAGATGATGGAAGTCACTGGCAGGGTCCTTTCTCCTCCCATGCTGACACTCGGCTCCTCCAGAGGAGCCCCTGGCAATTTAAGTATCACTCCATCTAATTGCCAGTGGAACCTCATGGGGAAGAAGCTGGTAGAAGGCAAAGCACTTCAGTGCTGGGGCATTGTGGACTTCAGTGCACGGCCATCTCACAACAAGCAGCAAGCGCTTGATGGGAACATGTTTATTAACTATATCGTCAGGAAGTGCTGTGACCTTGGCATTCAGATGAACAAGACAGCATGTTTTGTGCATCTATCGACAATGTCAGTGCTATCAGATCCACACCAACTGTACGAGGAGCTGAACAAAGCCAAGCAGGCTGCGGTGAAGAAGAACCAGAAGCTGCAGCTCCTCTTCTGCCCGATGTCTGAACAGCATCCTGGGTACAAGACACTGAAGCTGATCTGCGAGACGCAGCTGGGGATCCAAACCCAGTGTTTCTTGAGCCACCTTGCAAACAAAACCCAGGGCCAGGACCAGTACATGTCCAACCTTGCTCTCAAGATCAACAGCAAGCTCGGGGGCATCAACGTCCAGCTCCAGGACAAGCTCCCACTGGACAACGGTGTTCCTTACATGTTCATCGGCGCGGACGTGAACCACCCGTCACCCGGGAATGTGGAAAGCCCGTCGATAGCAGCTGTGGTTGCGTCCATGAATAGGGGCGCCACCAAGTACGTGCCTAGAATCCGCGCCCAGCCACACCGCTGTGAGGTGATCAAGAACCTCGGCGAGATTGTCCAAGAACTCATCGGTGTCTTTGAGAAGAAGGCCGGCGTAAAGCCTCAGAAGATCATTTACTTCCGTGATGGCGTGAGTGATGGGCAGTTCGAGATGGTCCTTAACGAGGAGCTTGCAGACATGGAGAAGGTGATCAAGGTGAAGGGCTACTCGCCTACGATCACCGTGATTGTGGCCAAGAAGCGGCACCACACGCGGCTGTTCCCCAAGGAGCACAACGAGCCGCTGCAGACGAAGAACGGCAATGTGCTCCCTGGCACGGTGGTGGACACCAGAATTGTCGACCCTGTGACGTACGACTTCTACCTGTGCAGCCACAACGGGCTGATAGGGACCAGCCGGCCGACGCACTACTACAACCTGATGGACGAACACGGCTACGGGTCGGACGACTTGCAGAGGCTGGTGTACAACCTCTGCTTCGTGTTCGCGCGCTGCACCAAGCCCGTATCACTGGCGACGCCCGTCTACTACGCTGACCTGGCGGCATACCGTGGCAGGCTCTACTATGAGGGCATGCTGGCGTCCCAGCCCCAGGTGCGCAGCTCGTCGTCCTCGGCCTCCTCCGCAGCGGCGGGTGCTTCTGACTTCAGCAACTTCCCGATGCTGCACGTGGATCTTCAGGACAACATGTTCTTCATCTGA